The Vitis vinifera cultivar Pinot Noir 40024 chromosome 8, ASM3070453v1 genome segment TATTCCATGATTAGTTGCCTGCAAGATATTTTGGTCAACATGTTGTGAAATGATGATAGACTATGCATATCAGATGAGCTATTTGCTTTCCAAACATTTTCTGGAGGATGTTTGGTTTTCTTTGCATGCACAAATTATGAAGTTTGGTTTGGATAACCAGTTCATTCTCTGTCTGAATTGCCATGGAGAAATGCAGAGAAATGAATAAGGGTATTACCATAAAAAAGCCCCAGCATTTGCAGGCCCACTCCAGCTTCTTTAGCTCCTCAACATTCTCACTTGAAAGTAATGCCAAGTCAATGACGGGAATTTGAGGTGAAAGAACAGACAGATCAACACCTTTGGATTTATCTTCTTCGCTCCTTTTGAATCTGTCAGGAATGCATGAAAGATTGCATCTCACCATCTCCTGAACATTTACAATAGATGGTGATGATATCCCACCGTTCAGTACTTCCTCACTCTCTCTGATTGTACTtcctcacacacacacacatcctCACTCTCTCTGTCTGATTGTACTtcctcacacacacacacacgttCAGTACTTCCTCACTCTCATACTGATTGTACTtcctcacacacacacacatcctCACTCTCTCTGTCTGATTGTACTtcctctcacacacacacacacacgcgcGTATATATACTCTCTCTGATAAGACTAAAACCAGAGTTTTGGGTCACACACACACGTACACACGCGTATATATACTCTCTCTGATAAGACTAAAACCAGAGTTTTGggtcacacacacacacgtacACGTATATATACTCTCTCTGATAAGACTAAAATcagagttttgggtcaaaatgaccatttttttttttaaaatcgcAATATCTAACCATTATTTGAAACTTAGGTTCAAATTAGTCTTTTTGGTGCTTGGTGCCATGTAAGCATCatgtcattaaattatttttttaaaaccggagttttgggtcaaaatgaccatttttttttttaaatcgtaATATGTAACCATTATTTGAAACTTAGGTTCAAATTAGTCTTTTTGGTGCTTGGTGCCATGTAAGCATCatgtcattaaattattttttttttcatcattttagttaaagcCGTAGTTAGCAACCGCAGTTGACAACTgcgattttatttttaactaaagtcGTAGTTGGCAACTGCGACATCTTTTTTGAACTAAAGTTACAGTTGTCAACTGCGGCTTCGTTTTTTAATTAAAGCTGCAGTTATCAACTGAgactttagttaatttttttttaaattttaaatttaattaaaaattattaaattataatttattattgaaatttaaaaaatatacttaaataataaattatttatatttatatttaaaaatctagtattacttcaacaaacataaattgataaataaaagatattataaataaatattttatttattaataaattaataatcttaaaataataaacttatataacatataaataatatataaaattgtataatttattaatttaagatatttaatttattgttttttaagatattaatttatttgaattatgataaatttatctttatcgaaataatagtatatttttAAGTCGCAGTTgataactgagatttcaattataattttttttattttcaaatttaattaagaactattaaattacaatttatgattgaaaatttaaaaatatacttaaataataaattatttatatttaaaattaaaaatctagtattacttcaacaaacataaattgataaatagaagatattataaatgaatattttatttattaataaattaataatcttaaaataataaacttatataacatataaataaaatataaaattgtataatttattaatttaagatatttaatttgttattttttaagatattaatttatttgtattatgataaatttatctttatcgaaataataatatacttttAAGCTGTAGTTgataactgagatttcaattataatttatttttactttcaaatttaattaaaaactattaaattacaatttatgattgaaatttaaaaaaatatacttaaataataaattatttatatttaaacttaaaaatctagtattactttaacaaacataaattgataaatagaagatattataaatgaatattttatttattaataaattaataatcttaaaataataaacttatataacatataaataatatataaaattgtataatttattaatttaagatatttaattttttgttttttaagatattaatttatttgtattatgataaatttatctttatcgaaataataatatacttaattgagatttcaattataattttttttttcaaatttaattaaaaactattaaattacaatttatgattgaaattaaatattaaaaaacaaaaaattaaatattttaaattaataaattatacaattttatatattatttatatattatataagtttattattttaatattattaatttattaataaataaaatattcatttataatatcttctatttatcattttatatttgttgaagtaatactagatttttaaatttaaataaaaataatttattatttaagtatattttttaaatttcaatcataaattgtaatttaataatttttaattaaaattttaatttaaaaaaaaaattaaaatctcagTTGACAACCGTgactttagttaaaaaatgaagtcatAATCGACAACTGCGACTTTTGTTCAAAAAAGAAGTCGCAGTTgccaattattattttagttaaaaaatgaaatcgtAATTGTCAATCGCgactttagtttaaatatgaaGTCGTATTTGTTAATTGtggttttaattaaaatgataaaaaaaaaatatattttttaatgacatgACGCTAAGTGACGCAAAAAAGGGGAATTTGAACATAAATTTCAAATGCATAGAtgttatgatttaaaaataggcattttgacccaaaactcctAAAACCATGTGATCATGTTTGTTTGCTTAGAAAATAGCCTCTGCTCATTATAAAAGTTTTGTAGTCCTTTTCTATAATCAAAAGCAAATCTTCACATAGGATTTTGCGTGGATCGAGGGAAAGAAGCAAGTAGAAAGTCCAGTCGTTGACCAGAAAAtggggagaattatgttttgatgTGCAATTTGGGAATAATAACATTTTTGGAACCCAACTTTCCATAATCCAAGATATGTCCACtgtttggaaaaatattaaaggaaaCATGCACTATCTACTGTTTTAAAGGAAACATGCACTATCTACTGTTTTAAACAtgcactaatttttttttttaaaaaaagataataatttgaatataaaaatgaaataactcTTCACACTCACAAGTGTGGTTCCAAGAGATGAGAGTTGCTAAAATTAATGTCTGGCTTTTTTAAGcataatctttttaaataaaccTTCATGTGCATAGATATTAAATAAGTAGGGTTTTTGATAAAGTGTAGGATAgcttgaaaaaataatttgtaaactataataatgaagaaaatatttccaaatctaTCATAGTATTTGTCATCTAGGAAAGAGTGTTTGCCATGTAATATGATTTGAAGCAAAAATTGTCTCTTGAATAGAcaagtcttttttctttttaatcattgGTAAGAATCATCTTTTGGAAGAGgtgatttctaaatttttctttttttatcattggtAAGAATCATCTCTTGGAAGAGgtgatttctaaattttttttttttaaatccactTATATAAGTTTGTGTGTATCCTTCAACGAAAAGTCTTACCTTGTATCTATCCAATGTTCTACTAAATTTGTATTTCATGATGAAGATCTATTTGCAATTCACTAACATCTTTACTTCTGGTAAATCAATAATCTCCCAAgtttaattggttttttttcaATGCTATCATCTCCTCATTAATGGCATCTTTCCACGATTTGGAGGTTGAGGCTTCTTGAATAGTGATGGGTATTCGTTCAGATAACACTTGTGAGAGAAAGGACAAGTGAAAGTTTctacataaatataaataagacaTGGGGTGACGAGTGCAAACTCCAACCCCAACCCTTTTCTAAAAGTGATAGGCAAGTCCAAATTACTAGGAGGAGAGATCTCAATTGGAGTCGGAGAAGTGATGATGGATCTTTTCTTCCCAAAGTACACATTGAAAATTAGGGTATTAGGTCCTTCCCTGTGGTTTTACTATTTGTAAAATGATTGGGAGAAGTTTCAATAGGTATTTTTGGTGAAATACTATTTGATTGATTGTGGGAAAGATTTATGGAATTATCTCTCCAATTTAGGTTGACAACCATTCTATTCCCCTCATCTTTATCAATAGTTTCAACCATTGTATCATTCCTTTTAGCAACAATtacatcatttttttcaatgatGTTTGTTGTTTCTTTAACTCTTTGTTTACATTGTAATCCTCCCTATCTTCGAATCAAAACATTGATATATTCTCCTCTTGAAGATAGGTTCTATTAAAGTATAGTTCATTCTCTACAAAAGTCGCATCCATAGTGACGTATGTTTCTTTGTATGAGGATTATAGCACTTGTAGCCTTTCTTTGTTGTGGGaggggggggagggggagggggtaCCCTAAGAACACAACCTTCATAGTTTTAGGATTCCACTTTCCACATAATTGATCATGGATATGAACATAGGATACACATCCGAAGTCTTTGGTGGTGAAGCACCTACTCCTTGAAAGTTGGAAATAGTGTCATGAATTTCTTTATTAGTGCTTAGTTTTCTAAGACTTCAGTAGGCATTCTGTTGATAAGGTACACAGTTGTCAGTCTAGCATCACCCTCGTAGCGTTTCAACATTCTCACTTGGAATAAGACAACACGGGCTTAAAATCCATAACAACAAAAAGAAAGGTTTAAACTTCTGTAGCTACTCTTATAGATAGGCATGTTATTAAAATGGTGCAGTCTCCCTACTCATTAAAACAGAAGTAGTTATACATGTAATTCCCAACCAGATGTATCATCCTAGCGCTTCCACTGCCCATTCGGCCTGATAGCTATGGCAAAAGCATCATATCTGCAGGTCCAGCTAAGAGTAGACATTAAAAGTCTTGTAGTCTTAGTTCATAACTAACAGTGAATTTTAAGAAGGGATCTTGCACCAATAAAATTTTTGCATGTGTGCTTTGGTTATCTTTCCAACATATATTTTTCTGGTCAGAGGGTATATTATAAGATAGATGCACATTTTCTTTTGAATGATGTGCTTGGAATACTAAGTGGAGTTAGTTATTGAAGCCTCAATGACAAGATAACacagaatttgaaaaattgaaatagaTTGTAGATAGACACCAACAATGCAAGAAGTGGGAACTCTGCTTGTTTTTATTTGGCACAGCACTAGCCCAAAAGGGGAGAAGAACCCAGATAAGATATCTGTGGCTGAGGCCATTACATTTTAAAGGAGTTGGTAGAATTCAGCATATTATATTTGTGCTATACTCTGCAAATACGATATTAGCCCTtccttttagttttttcttcagAGACATCGGATAATCCCCTAAGTGACCTTCTTGTATATCCTACAAGGCTGTTATTGGGATCTAGCATATGATCAAGTGGTTGGATAATCCCCATGAATGACCTTGTATATCCTACAAGGCTGTTTAGGATCTAGCATATGATCAAGTGGTTGGATAATCCCCATGAATGACCTTGTATATCCTACAAGGCTGTTTAGGATCTAGCATATGATCAAGTGGTTTGATTTCAACATTGAAATCCGTTGTGAAAAATGTTGCATAGTATGTCCTTGCCTGTAAGAACCATTCTCAAATCTCTCATACTTCCCTTGCtccatattttcattacaaCCAAGAAGAGTAAGGCTACTAGaaactaataaatttttagtaatGCCAGACAGCATGAACAAACAAATGGTGTGGTGGCCTTAGCTTTGCAAAATATTTAAATACCATTGTAATTTATCTTTCGGAGAAATATCCTAGAGAACCTTCTTGCAGTTTGGCATATCCGGTTCTCATAGGAAAACACGATCTACAGTAAAAAGCAAATACTTGCTTGAATAAAAGGTAAATTTAGTGGAATTCCATTAATCTCTGAAGTAAAGAAATGataattgaaatatttggtGTTTATTTTGACTAACAGGAGTCTGATAATTCATAACATGTTGAGAATGTCTGGGGACAACTTCTGTTtctattgatttatttatttttccttcaatgTCCTTTCACTATGGAAGTGATGGAAATATTCAGAAAATCTACTTAATTTTCATTCTTGGCCATTTCTGTGTGAAACTTTCcctccattttccttttcatggAATGCCTAAGATAATCTCCGTATCTTACCTTCTTGTATATCTTAATGGGCTGCTGGGAATCTACCAAATGGTCAAATGGCTCAATTTCCACATCATCATGTGGAAGAATAAAAGATGCAAATGAAATCCTAGCCCTGTTCTTGTTTGTCACAGCTCTGTGCTCAATGCTCCTGTATTTCCCATTGCTCCAAATCTGTCATTACAATAATAAACAGGCAGTCATAGAACAATTAGGATATTTTCCTCTATCCCCTCTTCTCTTGCCATTTTATATGACATGTTATTTTCTGATGTTTAATCAGTAATAATGTCTTAATTCAGCAAGAAAGAATAGGTGACATAACGAGATTGTAGAAAATTACCTCAATAACATCTCCAATATTCACGACCAGAGCATTTGGAATTGGCTTAACAGGCACCCACTCTCCACTGTGCTTAATCTGTAAACCAGTGACATCATCATCTTGCATAAGTATGGTTAGGATGCTTGTGTCCGAGTGTGGACTTACACCCAGTACTTGATCTGGTATGCTGCAAGTGGGATAGTAGTTCACTCGCAAGGCTTGCACAAACTCTTTGTGCAGTCCAAGGAGAGTATCCTTATCCATTCCCATTATCAAAGACAAGGAACATAGGAGCTCCTCTCCTACTCTTTTTACTTCATTTGAATAGACTTCGATCTTTTCTCTGCATGGATTAAACTATTAAATTTACAGATAGCAAGTAACCTAGCTAGTAGTTTCAAATAATGACAAAAACATACTTGAATTCCTTTGGTGCGTTTGGCCAAAATTTAAGCTTCCGAAATCGTGTAGGGTAAATAACAAGAACCAGTATATCTGACCAATCCAGCTTCTGCTCTTCAGAAACAACGAATGCCTGGCCATACCCTTGTATGTCATCTGAGGCCATTGCATACTTGTTCTTCTCTTGTAATGGGAGTTCAAAAAACTCAGATGCACTGTACTTCATACCTTGCAACACTTCTTCTGCTACTCCATGATTCACCACCTGCAAAATATTTTTCTGTTTGAAAAATGTGCAACACtggtaaaaatgaaaacattctGTCTTCtatgatgtgaaaaatgttAACATTGTTCAATTTTGGTTCTTGAAATTTGTGGCCAGTGTAAAGATATGGTGCACACAAATTGTAACCATGTTAGGTGGCAATTGCTATAGAGTGTCTATTCTTTACCAAGTGTTCATATGGTAATTGTTTGTTTTACACTGTCCCTGCcatcaatttttgtttaaagAACCATTTGCTTGGTGTAAATTCGTTATATCTTGAATATTACCTGGAAAAAGCCCCATTCTTCGCAAGCTAGTTCCAGTTTCTTGAGCTCCTCCTTGTGCCCATTTGATAGTAATGATAAATCAATGACGGGAATCTCACATGAAAGGTGAATCGCATCGGTAGTTTTGGGCATGTCTTCTTGGTTCCTAATGTATCGTTCAGGAACCTGCATAGGATTGCTTCTCTCCATCTCTTGAACATTTGGTACTGGTAGTGATCCGGCATAAGTGAGCGCATCCTCCCCCTCTACTGCTTCTGCAATGTTAATATCCATGTTTCCTTTCTTAGATTGGGGCATCTCTCTTGTCGCTTACATGAGTTTATAgccaagtttttctttttggtagTTTCATTAGATTTTGCCCCGTAGTAAGGTGGATCTTGTTCTTCTTTGGAAAAATGATTCCCTTCCGATAGCATAATTTGGAATgttattaatttggattttaaattGGGAAAGGTTTGGGGTGAATTAGGCGTATTTGCTTTGGATGCTTTTTAACTCTGCTTTGGAAACTCCGAGAGGATAGCTCTGTTATGTTAAATTTAATTGCTTTGTGAATTTGATTGATTATGAGATTTATTGACAGAACCTTTCGGGGCTTTCCCTCAGGTTTTCAactgtttttttcttcatttttccctCCAAATGATAACTTTTTTGATTCAAGACAGTTCATCCACTTAGCATTTGCAGAAGATGTTCCAAATCTAAGCCACTTGGGTTAGGATATATTAGATTTCTTGTTCCTCAAGCCAAAATTCCTAGGATAAAGATGATGAGAATACTGATTTCCAATGCCAATTTGTTATGGGTTGGAACAGTTTGCTCTATATTTGGCACTGATTCTTTAATTTGAAACAGATGAGGAATGTTAAATAGTAGAAATTTTGAGAAGAAATCTGATGATATTTGAGCTCAGGGTCATAGAGTGGAAATGTTGAACGGGGCagtggaaataaataaatgaaacttGTCAAAACACTGCTTCTATAGAGATGAATCCATCGTATCATCGCCAAGAGAAAACTTACAAGAAAGCAAGTCGAGACTCCAAAAGCCAAATACTCGTACAGGCatcttttcctttgatttttttcttattcgCTTTCTTGTGGGGTTTAAGGTGATAATCATTCCCATCAACGTCTCATCATCACTCAGCCACAATTCAAATCCACAGTATTTCAATAGTAGACATGACAACCCTTTTATTCTTAGAATGCTATAGCAAAATGATTTACACGTCTACtgaataaaaataactttaaagcTGATGAACGTATTTGAACTGGATTCATGCCAAAACATTATTACTAGGCCTCAACCCAGCAGGAAACTAGTGTTTCCAACTAACAGAACTTGAtgaacaagatcaaatcatacAATCTAATCtaactttaaaaaagaaaaagaagactgCAACAACAGACGATTCAAGTAGAAAGTACGGATAACCACAAGAAGCTTCATTGCTAACACCACTGACTTTCTTACCGAGCCATGAGTGCACCCTGACAATATTCCTTATTTGGGAGGGCAGAAGGTGATGAGATACCGTGAAGCCCTGCATTTGTTGAGGCTGGTAGAGTCATCAAAAGCATAACTATAGGCTTTTGGGCAGATGGCTTTGAAGAGATTGGCGAAGAGCGTGGGCTTGCAAGTTTTCGGGTTAGAGTAGTTGCCTGTACAGCAATACTTGGCCGATTGCATGGCTAAGCAGGCGCTCTTGCAGCCCACCACTTTGCCACCCTTCTTCACTTCCAGTGCAGATGGGCAGCAAATGTTCAAATCGACATCACATGCCGCGCGTCCACAGCCAATTCCACCACCAACAGGCGCCATGGAAACTGGCAAGTTGAATCCATCAACCAAACTCACATCATAGAAATGTAAGGGAGAGGCGGATGTCCCAAGTGTCATTTCCACCACCGTTGCCGGTGGCACGCCCCCTGTGCCCCGACAATGTAACATGCCAGAGCAATCTCCGGTCTCGCAATTGCCTTTTCCATTGTTATCAAAGCTACAACCTTGCCTTCCCCATACCCTTCCTGACCACTTTTCGGGCAAGTCAAGGACCACTTCTTCTCCACTGTTGAGATTGAATCCACCGTCTTTAGGGGTGGAGTGGCCTGCACCACCGAGTATTCCGGGCCATATGCTTTCCCTGCAGTTGTTTACTAGTATGAGCTGAGACCCATCTGCATATCACCAAAAAGAGAAATCAGTTGATGGATGACAGATACATGAAAACTAACAGCTACCAGAGTATAAGGAGAAGGAAAATGTACTTGTGACGGTGAGAGAGACCAAAACAAAGAGGAGAATGGGGAAGGAAGTTAGCATGGTTTCAAGTTTTCTGGAATTAGAGTAAGGAAGTAAGAGTCAGAGTCCAAGTCTTTCGCTTCGATAACCACAGGCTTGAGTGAAACGGTTTATAGAGGGACGGCTAACTGCTGCTTACTTCACTCATtgctttttctctctctatcatatattttttttctatttcggGTTGTTGCTTTTCTAGGTTAATCTCCTTTTTCACTTTTACTTCTGAGAGAAAGGGCATATATCCATTGCTTCGAACCGAGGTTTCTGCTTTCCTTACGAAAACTCttgtttgattattattattttcaaaaagagaaataTGGTTGTTCTTAGCTTAGTACCGTCGATCCACTCTCTAGTGGGATCCTCCTTCGTATGATCTCAGTCAGCCCACATGCTCACTCTAAAAGAACATGCTCATGTTCTCTATGGTTGATCAGATATCGAATTAGGTCCTAAGGAAATCTAATTATGAGATGAAACACACAATCAAATATACCAAATTAGAATTCTATTTGGTGTCATTTCTAAACAAAAGTAAAGAGAAGTTGATCATATCAGTACAACTTAAAAGGATTCGGAATAAACTAGGAGACTTAAAGCGGTGGGGTCTTCTGAGCATTGGCAATAAAATATGGGCAAATCTCCATCATCATTCCTGAGAAAGGGGGTGATGAATAAATATGGGGAACACAATTATGCCCCTTAAACTTTCTAATGCTTGTGGCGGAAGATGCCCTCTTTTGTGACCCAGAAGCGCATTTCAGCACAAAATTATGTATAAAGCTTATTTGTTTaaagacaaaacaaaagaagactAGAGACTGTATGGAGGGTTAAGCTCTCCTACTTTTTTAGGAGGAATCCTGTAAACCATCGATGGAGTCTCCACTACATTTTCGTGGGCTCTTAGGCAGGCATAAAGTGCCCAATGTTTTGAGCCTAACCACCACTAATTTGAGTTGATTCACGATTTGGAAAAGCAACACCATAACGgcattcatatatatatatatatatatgtgtttttttaactcgggaaaaaaaaattaaaaaataattacggGATAGGCATGCCGAAGATGATTAAGCATCATTACAAATTTTGGGATGAGTCGGAACTTTGAAATGGATATGTTATATGGGATGGGCCAAATCCTTTGTGTACCTTCAAATGATTAAATTCTAAGATAAGTGTAACATCAAATCAcgtagtaaaaaaaatttaataacttctctaagaattaattgatttttaaatgagaTGAGTTAAACCCatgatttaataatttcatGTCTTTGTACCATGATTCGGCTATTTATATTTATCCATATATTTGAATGCTCATTGTTACAAGTTTGATGCATACTTATTTGGTACCATAGCAATgtcatatgtatatatatatatatatatatataataagttCGACCATTagttaatttttctttgatgttgATTGcagtgaaaaagaaaattattaaatttaaatacatttcatattaaaaaaatttataagtgattttataatagtataaagattttttagatttttaaaaatttgctaaatacttaattttttttcaaaaatataaaatcttttaatctatttttcacATTGAAAATTTGTAAAGTTGCAGCTTATAGTTTCTTCTAATTGTTGTTTCTTCCTcctaaagattttttttccgaACATCTACCATTATATGTAAATCACTAAAtccctttaaaataaatcacACTTTCTATTTTGTACTCTTTCTTACcttgttaatttaatttcaaattgttTTCTCTTTCCATTTTGTTTTTCACATTCCGACACAAGGTACGACGTTATCTCCTctgattttatgaaatttgtttttaattactttttttctttttttttcttttttccataatttttattacCTTTAGTTATCCACCAACACAAATACAACTTGtctcccatttttttttgggagaattatcttttgatGGTAAATGGGCCCCAAAATTAACAAagggtccatgtaactcttcaaattgagttgaaggatatgaaatagtaacggacaaatataccctttaagaatacatataaaatattttataaaattaagttaaataattttttttcaataatttttttttcaaaaatactaaattaaataaaagtagttttcaaaaatattaaattaaataatttttttttcaaaaatattaaattaattttttttcaaaaatattaaattaaattaaagtatttaaaaaaaatattaaattaaatattttttaaaaatattaaattaaataaatttattttaaaaaaatattaaattaaataaaagtattttaaaaaatattaaattacaaaaaagtatttttttaaatattaaattaaataaaagtatttttcaaaaatattaattttttttcttaaaattaacaaaggacatttttggaaatactgaagaatgatatccttcaactcaatttccatactttcattgggtcttgggcttaatttgaagagttacatggaccttttgttaatttgagggtccatctacccccaaaacataattctccctttttttttttttatagtattacTACTTCTTGAAGGTAACTTTTTATCAtagatattaataaatttagaaaatattttaaaaaaaattaattttgttctaaattttttttttttttcttttgggttattttatttacaaagattAGATTTTTAActtgatttaataattaatgTGATCTTTACCCATATCTATGAAATACACTAACACTTAATTATCCACTTATGAAAAAAGAACGAGAAG includes the following:
- the LOC100240894 gene encoding oxoglutarate-dependent flavonoid 7-O-demethylase 1-like, whose protein sequence is MDINIAEAVEGEDALTYAGSLPVPNVQEMERSNPMQVPERYIRNQEDMPKTTDAIHLSCEIPVIDLSLLSNGHKEELKKLELACEEWGFFQVVNHGVAEEVLQGMKYSASEFFELPLQEKNKYAMASDDIQGYGQAFVVSEEQKLDWSDILVLVIYPTRFRKLKFWPNAPKEFKEKIEVYSNEVKRVGEELLCSLSLIMGMDKDTLLGLHKEFVQALRVNYYPTCSIPDQVLGVSPHSDTSILTILMQDDDVTGLQIKHSGEWVPVKPIPNALVVNIGDVIENRARISFASFILPHDDVEIEPFDHLVDSQQPIKIYKKVRYGDYLRHSMKRKMEGKFHTEMAKNEN
- the LOC100854994 gene encoding thaumatin-like protein, with the protein product MLTSFPILLFVLVSLTVTNGSQLILVNNCRESIWPGILGGAGHSTPKDGGFNLNSGEEVVLDLPEKWSGRVWGRQGCSFDNNGKGNCETGDCSGMLHCRGTGGVPPATVVEMTLGTSASPLHFYDVSLVDGFNLPVSMAPVGGGIGCGRAACDVDLNICCPSALEVKKGGKVVGCKSACLAMQSAKYCCTGNYSNPKTCKPTLFANLFKAICPKAYSYAFDDSTSLNKCRASRYLITFCPPK